The Caldicellulosiruptor acetigenus DNA window TTTGTATATAACCTTTTTTATCCCTGCGTTTACTATCATCTTTGCGCATATCACGCAAGGATATGTGGTTGTGTAAATTACACTTCCATCTATCACAACACCCATTTTTGCCGCCTGGATTATGGCGTTTTGTTCTGCATGAAGTCCTCTGCAAAGCTCATGTCTCTGCCCTGAAGGGACATTTAGCTTTTCTCTCAGACACCCAACCTCTTCACAGTGAGGAAGGCCTGTCGGTGCTCCATTGTACCCTGTTGCAAGAATCCTTTTGTCTTTTACAATCAAAGCTCCCACTTTTCGCCTCAAACAAGTTGACCGCTCTTTTACTATATCCACAATCTGCATAAAGTATTCGTCCCATGTAGGTCTCATCTCAAAAATCCTCCATCCAGCTTCTTTGAACTTGTGTTTGTAACTTATCCAATGCTACTTTGTACCAAACAGTCTGTCACCGGCATCACCAAGCCCGGGAACAATATAGCCATGGTCATTTAGCTTCTCATCCACTGCTGCACAATAAATCTCAACGTCAGGATGGTCTTGAGTCAACCTTTCAATCCCTTCTGGTGCTGCAATGAGGCACATGAGTTTTAAGCTCTGAGGATTGTATCTTTTTATATAGTCAAATGCAGCAGAGGCAGACCCACCTGTTGCAAGCATTGGGTCAAGCACAATTATGTCTCTTTCATGAACATCCTGTGGAAGTTTGCAGTAATACTCAACAGGCTTTAAAGTCTCAGGGTCTCTGTAAAGGCCAATATGCCCCACCTTTGCAGCAGGAATTAACTTTAAAAGTCCATCTACCATACCAAGCCCGGCGCGCAGAATAGGCACAATGGCAAGTTTTCTCCCAGAGATTACTTTGCACTTTGCAACTCCAACAGGTGTTTCAATTTCAACCTCTTTTAAAGGCAGATTTCTTGTAACCTCATACGCCATGAGCATTGCTATCTCTTCAACAAGCTCCCTGAACTCTTTGACACCGGTGTTTTTGTCACGAATTAAGGTCAGCTTGTGCTGAATCAAAGGATGGTCAAATACGTATACATTTTTCTTGTACTCTACCATACTCTTTACTCCTTTCTAAAAATTTGTGAGGATTTTTTCTATTTCTGCTCATCCTCTATAAGATGTATCTTATCAACTCTTCTCTGATGCCTTCCACCTTCAAAGTTTGATGCCAAAAATGCATCTACAATCTCACATGCAAGCCCTTCACCGATAACCCTTGCACCCATCGCAAGGATGTTTGCGTTGTTGTGAGCTCGTGCAGCCTTGGCAGAAAATGTGTCATGGCAAAGAGCAGCTCTAATTCCTTTTACCTTATTTGCAGCAATAGAGATTCCAATGCCTGTCCCGCAAATGAGTATACCAAATGTAAACTCTCCGTTTTTTACTGCCAGCGCCACATCCTTTGCAATGTCCGGGTAGTCGCAAGACTCTTGAGAGTACGTCCCAAAGTCCTTGTACTCAAGCCCCTTTTTCTCAAGATGTTTCTTGACCGCCTCTTTCAAAGGAAATCCTGCATGGTCAGAACCTATTGCAATCTTCACTTCTAAATTCTCCCCTTTCAAAAAATTCTTTATAGTAAAGAGCAAAGTGATGGACTGTACCTGTTTGCAATTTCAAGAGAAAAATTATAACTTTCAAATACACCGTGCTGCTTTAAAATTGAACTTACTGTCAAAAGCGCAACATCCGGGTGATTATTCTCCTCACTCAGATGTCCTAAATAAATCCTTTTTGTACGAGCAAGATTCAATTTCAATATCATCTTGGCTGCCTGCTCATTTGAAAGATGACCTTTGTCACCTTTTATTCTCTGTTTAAGGTGATATGGGTAAGGCCCAAACATCAGCATCTCAACATCGTGGTTTGACTCAAGCAAAATAATATCTGAAAAATCTATCATTGCTGCAACACTGTCACTTACATGTCCAACGTCTGTGCAAATTGAAACTTTTTTGTCTTTGACATAAAAGCAAAACCCCATCGGGTCAGATGCATCGTGAGGTATTGAAAATGTATCAATTCCAATGCTTCCTACCGAAAAGCTTGTCCCTGTATCAATTAATTTGACATAGCTTTCGTCAACTTTGCCAAGAGAGTTTTTTATACTTTCCCATGTTTTGTAATTTGTTATAATGGGAACATTGAGCTTTCTAAAGTAAACGCCCGCACATTTAACATGGTCGTAGTGGTCATGAGAAAGTAAAATTGCATCAATCTTTTTGTTAAACCCAATTTTTTCAAGCGCCTGTGCAAGTTTTTTAAAGCTTACACCAGCATCAACTATAATTGATGTATCTTTGTACGAAATTAAAATGCTATTTCCACTGCTCCCACTGTACAGCGGACAGAAAAGCATTTCATCTGACATTATTATCTTTCCCCTTTTGTCTTATCTTCTTGAAACCTTTGCACCAAGTTTTGAAAGCTTTGAATCTATGTTTTCATAACCTCTATCAACATTTTTGGCATTGTAAATCACAGTTTGCCCTTTGGCTGCAAGCCCTGCAACAATCAAAGCAGCACCTGCTCGAAGGTCCACAGCCACAACCTCTGCCCCCTGAAGACTTTCCACACCTTCAACAACAGCAACTCTTCCCTCAACCTTAATGTTTGCTCCCATTTTTTTGAGTTCATCAACATACTGGTACCTATTTTCCCACACACCCTCTGTCACAACGCTTGTACCGTTACAGAGACTTAACAGCACTGTCATCTGAGGCTGAAGGTCTGTAGGAAAACCTGGGTATGGCATTGTCTTTATGCTTGCGCTTCTGAGCCTCCCTCTGCAAATGACCTCAATGCTGTCCTCATAAGTTATAATCTCTGCACCCATCTCAACAAGCTTTGCTGTAAGCGACTCTAAATGTTTAGGAATCACATTTTTTACAATTACATGCCCTTTTGTTGCACATGCAGCAATCATATATGTCCCTGCTTCTATCTGGTCAGGAATGATAGCATACTTTGTTGGATAAAGCTTATCGACTCCTTCAATTCTGATAACGTCAGTACCTGCACCTTTGATTTTTGCTCCCATGCTGTTTAGAAAATTTGCAGTGTCAACAACATGCGGTTCTTTTGCTGCATTTTCTATTATTGTTGTACCTTTGGCTTTGACAGCAGCAAGCATGAGATTAATTGTTGCACCAACAGACACAACATCCAAATATATCTTTGTGCCAACAAGCCTGTCTGCATATGCCTTTATCATACCGTTTTCTATTTTTACCTCTGCGCCAAGCGCCCTAAAACCTTTTATGTGCTGGTCAATCGGTCTTGAACCAAAATTACATCCGCCTGGCATGGCAACTTCTGCTCTGCCAAACCGTGTAAGAAGTGCTCCTATAAGGTAATATGACGCTCTTATCTTCTTGACACTTTCATATGGTGCTATGTAACTGTGCAAGTTCCTCGCATCTATTTTAAGAGAATGATTGTCATATTCTATCTTTGCTCCAAGCCTTAGCAAAATGTCATCCATTGCAAACACATCTTCAATTAAAGGAAGGTTTTCTATAACGCTTTCTCCGTCAGCCATTAAAGCTGCGGGAATTACAGCAACTGCAGCATTCTTTGCACCGTTTATTACAACCTCGCCTTCTAACGGGTAGCCACCTTCTATCACAAGTTTTTCATAAGCTTCTTTCAACTCTTGCACCCTCTCTTTTCAAAAAGCTTTTATTTATTTTCCCATTCTTTTATATTATATTCTTTCTTGCGAAATCTGAAAAGAAGAATATTCTTTTCATGAAACCAATTAAGAGACCATTGTATTCAACAATCTTTTTAGTTTTTTAAAGAGATATTTGTAGACTGGGGGGTATTAGAAATGATATCATATTTAATAAATGGAGAGTATGCACTTTCCTATAAATCTTAAGAAAGGACTGATGTATGTGAAAATAGGTATTGTCCAAATGAAAATTAGCAGTGTCTTAACAAAAAATTTAAACAGAATAATTCATTTTTTGAGCCTTGCTAATGCGGAAGATGTGGATATTATATGCTTTCCTGAAATGGCTCTTACAGGTTATAACATTGAATTGTTGCAATCTCAAGAACTCAATGAAAGAGTGAATCAACTTTTGGGACAAATAATTGATAAGTGCAGAGAATATGGCATTGTTTGTATAATCGGTCATCCATATAAAGAGGAAAATAAATTATTCAACAGAGCCTCAGTCATACTACCTACAGGGAAAATTCTGCATTACGACAAACAATATCCAACAGAACTTGAAAAAAGGATTTTCTCCTCTGGAAACGACATCCTTGTTTTTGAACACGACCAAAAAAGGTTTGGTGTGGTAATCTGCAGAGATCAAAACTATTATGAAATATTCAAAAAATATAAAGATAACGACTGTGATGGTGTATTTATCTTAGCTGCTCACTTTTACAACCCAAAAGAAGCAAGATGGAAGATTGATAAAAACAGAGCAATACCAATTGCAAGGGCTGTAGAAAATCAATACTACGTATTTCTGGCAAATGCAGTAGGGCCACATTTGAAGATGATAAGTTTAGGACACAGCCTCATTGTTGATGGTGATGGATGCGTTGTATGTGAAGCCGATGAAGCAAGTGAGTGTTTACTGAGTATAGAATTATAAACCACAATTTCATACTAATCTATAACCAACGCCGGGTTCTGTAATCAAATGTCGAGGTCTTGATGGATCAATTTCTATTTTTTTCCGAATTTGACCTATATATATCCGCAAATAATGAACTTCATTTTCATACATAGGCCCCCATACTTCTTTTAATAATTGTTTGTGAGTTACAACCTTTCCTGTATTTAGTGCTAAAATTTTCAATATTTCAAATTCAGTTGGAGTAAGTTTTACTTCTTTCCCTTCTACCGTCACCTTTCTGCTTGCTAAATCAATTTTCAAATCGTCAAGTTCCACAGAAATTTGGGGAGAAACCAATGTCCTATGTCTCAATGCAGTCCTTATGCGTGCAAGCAGTTCTCCCATTCCAAAAGGTTTAGTAACATAGTCATCAGCTCCTGAGTCTAAAGCCATAATTTTATCATTCTCTCTTTCTCTTACTGATAAAACAATTATAGGAGTTGAACTCCATTCTCTTATTTTTTTAATTATCTCTATTCCATCTATATCAGGTAATCCTAAATCTAAAATAATTATGTCAGGTTTAAAATTCAAGGCATACTTTATTCCTTCTTCACCATTAGCAGCTTCTTTTACTTCATATCCATATCCGCTTAACGCCACTTTTAGAAGATTTCGTATTTGGACCTCGTCATCAATGACCAATACCTTTACGTTTTTATCGCTCACGCGCATCACCTCTTTTTTGCTGGTGGTATTTCTCCCACTTCTACATCAGGAAGAGGAAGAGTAAATGCTATTGTTAGTCCTTCCGAATGATTGTATGCCCAGATTCTACCTTTATGTGCTTCAACTATTTCTTTACAAATGGTTAAGCCCAAGCCTGTACCTGTAATATCCGAAGAAGAAGGTACCCTATAAAATTTGTCAAAAATCCTTTCCAAATCTTCTTCAGAAAGTTTGGGACCCTTGTTACTGATTGAAATTTCTATCCATTTGCTCATTAATTTAACTGTTAAAATTATTTCACTATCCGGCTGAGAATACTTTGTTGCATTATCTAATAGATTTACAAATACTTGCTCTAACAAAATAAAATCGCCTTTCAACAATGGTAAATCAGGGGGTATATTCAAAATTAATGTCCTAGATTTTAAAGCATCTCCCAACCTTCTAATTGCTACGCCTATAACGTCTTGTATATCAATCCATTCCTCTTTTAGTTTTAATTCTCCACTTTCCAGGCGGGCTGCATTCAACAGGTTAGTTATAAATCTATTCATTCTTATAGCTTCCTGCTTAATAGTTCTTAACAATTCACGCTGGTGCGCTAAATCGAAACCTTTTTCATTATCTAGCAATGTAGTTACTGCTCCAATAATAGAGGATAGAGGAGTTCGCAAATCATGTGAAATAGAATTAAAAATAGCTGAACGGAGTTTTTCAGATTCAGCCAAAAATTTAGCCTCTTGAGCTTGTTTGTGGAGTTTTGCTCTGCTGATTGCCAATGCAACCAGCCCCGCAAAAGTTTCTGCCAATTGTAATTTTTCTTTCTCTATTTTATCAGCCGAGTAAATCCCCATTACTCCTTCGGTTCTCTCCCCTACCTGGAGAGGCAAATAGAATCCTTTTGCATTATTTAAAGTGTTTGTACACTTTCCTGCTTTTTCACCTTTCTTAAATACCCATGCAGCAATCCCTTTCTCACTCTCATCCCACAAATTTTCATCCCAGTTTCTTGAATTTGCTCTAATTTGTAAAACTCCTCTTTCATTTGGTAATATTAAGGCAACAGGGCTTTGAAGAATTTCATACATCTTCTCTACAATTCTACTTAAAATCTCATCAAAATCAGCCAATGCTGCAATATCACGGCTCAGAGAATAGAGAGCTTCTAAATTATCTCCCCTTTCCCGCCATTTCTTCATTTCTATTTTTATTCGCTGAGATAAGTTGCCTGTAAAAAAAGCTACTAACAAGAAGATTATGAAAGTTATAATATACCTCAAATCAGTAACCGAAAAACTACCTGTGGGCGGAATAAAGAGAATATCAAACAAAATAATGCTTGTAACAGCTGCTACCATACCTGGCAATATTCCACCGCGTATAGAACTG harbors:
- a CDS encoding response regulator produces the protein MRVSDKNVKVLVIDDEVQIRNLLKVALSGYGYEVKEAANGEEGIKYALNFKPDIIILDLGLPDIDGIEIIKKIREWSSTPIIVLSVRERENDKIMALDSGADDYVTKPFGMGELLARIRTALRHRTLVSPQISVELDDLKIDLASRKVTVEGKEVKLTPTEFEILKILALNTGKVVTHKQLLKEVWGPMYENEVHYLRIYIGQIRKKIEIDPSRPRHLITEPGVGYRLV
- a CDS encoding deoxycytidylate deaminase, yielding MRPTWDEYFMQIVDIVKERSTCLRRKVGALIVKDKRILATGYNGAPTGLPHCEEVGCLREKLNVPSGQRHELCRGLHAEQNAIIQAAKMGVVIDGSVIYTTTYPCVICAKMIVNAGIKKVIYKGSYPDEMSQQIFREAGIEVVKFEENGEGDLK
- the rpiB gene encoding ribose 5-phosphate isomerase B; its protein translation is MKIAIGSDHAGFPLKEAVKKHLEKKGLEYKDFGTYSQESCDYPDIAKDVALAVKNGEFTFGILICGTGIGISIAANKVKGIRAALCHDTFSAKAARAHNNANILAMGARVIGEGLACEIVDAFLASNFEGGRHQRRVDKIHLIEDEQK
- a CDS encoding MBL fold metallo-hydrolase, with the translated sequence MSDEMLFCPLYSGSSGNSILISYKDTSIIVDAGVSFKKLAQALEKIGFNKKIDAILLSHDHYDHVKCAGVYFRKLNVPIITNYKTWESIKNSLGKVDESYVKLIDTGTSFSVGSIGIDTFSIPHDASDPMGFCFYVKDKKVSICTDVGHVSDSVAAMIDFSDIILLESNHDVEMLMFGPYPYHLKQRIKGDKGHLSNEQAAKMILKLNLARTKRIYLGHLSEENNHPDVALLTVSSILKQHGVFESYNFSLEIANRYSPSLCSLL
- a CDS encoding UDP-N-acetylglucosamine 1-carboxyvinyltransferase gives rise to the protein MKEAYEKLVIEGGYPLEGEVVINGAKNAAVAVIPAALMADGESVIENLPLIEDVFAMDDILLRLGAKIEYDNHSLKIDARNLHSYIAPYESVKKIRASYYLIGALLTRFGRAEVAMPGGCNFGSRPIDQHIKGFRALGAEVKIENGMIKAYADRLVGTKIYLDVVSVGATINLMLAAVKAKGTTIIENAAKEPHVVDTANFLNSMGAKIKGAGTDVIRIEGVDKLYPTKYAIIPDQIEAGTYMIAACATKGHVIVKNVIPKHLESLTAKLVEMGAEIITYEDSIEVICRGRLRSASIKTMPYPGFPTDLQPQMTVLLSLCNGTSVVTEGVWENRYQYVDELKKMGANIKVEGRVAVVEGVESLQGAEVVAVDLRAGAALIVAGLAAKGQTVIYNAKNVDRGYENIDSKLSKLGAKVSRR
- a CDS encoding carbon-nitrogen hydrolase family protein, which produces MYVKIGIVQMKISSVLTKNLNRIIHFLSLANAEDVDIICFPEMALTGYNIELLQSQELNERVNQLLGQIIDKCREYGIVCIIGHPYKEENKLFNRASVILPTGKILHYDKQYPTELEKRIFSSGNDILVFEHDQKRFGVVICRDQNYYEIFKKYKDNDCDGVFILAAHFYNPKEARWKIDKNRAIPIARAVENQYYVFLANAVGPHLKMISLGHSLIVDGDGCVVCEADEASECLLSIEL
- the upp gene encoding uracil phosphoribosyltransferase — protein: MVEYKKNVYVFDHPLIQHKLTLIRDKNTGVKEFRELVEEIAMLMAYEVTRNLPLKEVEIETPVGVAKCKVISGRKLAIVPILRAGLGMVDGLLKLIPAAKVGHIGLYRDPETLKPVEYYCKLPQDVHERDIIVLDPMLATGGSASAAFDYIKRYNPQSLKLMCLIAAPEGIERLTQDHPDVEIYCAAVDEKLNDHGYIVPGLGDAGDRLFGTK
- a CDS encoding sensor histidine kinase → MQSRSDDFRPDPEILLREVQQQRKGKLTVFLGAAAGVGKTYAMLEAAQERLKEGIDVVVGWVETHGRKETEELLKGLPIIPPLRIVYKGKEFLEMNVDAIIARRPALVLVDELAHTNVPGSRHAKRYQDVEEIINEGIDVYTTLNIQHVESLNDIVAQITGVQVRETVPDRLLEMAEIQLVDVPPEELILRFKEGKVYVPEKAEEALKHFFRPGNINALRQLAMRYAAKRVDFQLESYMRVHKIEGPWQVSDRVMVCVSSSPFSARLIRMAKRLAEGIGTDWIAVYVETPERLFGGNEEKTQLNRNLELARELGAEVITLSGEDIAEEVIKLAKKKNVTHLIIGKPLRSKIYELFHGSVVNKVIKKSEGIIIHVIPDKYNTDKKSILYFRTNISTYVHYIESLILEGLVTTIAYLFRKNLGILNIGMSFLIPILISSIRGGILPGMVAAVTSIILFDILFIPPTGSFSVTDLRYIITFIIFLLVAFFTGNLSQRIKIEMKKWRERGDNLEALYSLSRDIAALADFDEILSRIVEKMYEILQSPVALILPNERGVLQIRANSRNWDENLWDESEKGIAAWVFKKGEKAGKCTNTLNNAKGFYLPLQVGERTEGVMGIYSADKIEKEKLQLAETFAGLVALAISRAKLHKQAQEAKFLAESEKLRSAIFNSISHDLRTPLSSIIGAVTTLLDNEKGFDLAHQRELLRTIKQEAIRMNRFITNLLNAARLESGELKLKEEWIDIQDVIGVAIRRLGDALKSRTLILNIPPDLPLLKGDFILLEQVFVNLLDNATKYSQPDSEIILTVKLMSKWIEISISNKGPKLSEEDLERIFDKFYRVPSSSDITGTGLGLTICKEIVEAHKGRIWAYNHSEGLTIAFTLPLPDVEVGEIPPAKKR